One genomic window of Desulfuromonas sp. AOP6 includes the following:
- a CDS encoding integrase core domain-containing protein has protein sequence MDDEIKKCRVLAVQRFKAGESPEAICASLGKSKFWLYKWVKRHSEGDPLWFQDRSRKPLSTPHRTPVEIEEIVKLVRLNLYNQDLFCGAQAILWELEDLGISPLPSLRTINRVLKRNDLTQRRTGKYEPKGTPYPKLPSLLPNQTHQMDMVGPCYLSGPIRFYGLNVIDTATARCGLHSSLSKSGQDVLGGTLAIWSRLGIPDNLQVDNALSFLGSPRYPRALSQFVRLCLQNDVEPWFVPMAEPWRNGNIEQFNDHYQQKFLSKVIMTSTDELAAGTMAFEQRHNSSYRYSKLGGKTPIKALSATKTVLRFPNPDDTPLQRLEKPETGRYHLVRLIRSDLNLNILGELFPVPPELKLEYVVATIDVKEQKLKLYLGKTQVEEFDYKIR, from the coding sequence ATGGACGATGAAATCAAGAAATGCCGAGTCCTCGCAGTTCAGCGATTCAAGGCTGGGGAAAGCCCTGAAGCAATTTGTGCATCCCTCGGCAAATCAAAGTTTTGGCTTTACAAATGGGTTAAGCGACACAGTGAAGGCGATCCTTTGTGGTTTCAAGATCGTTCCCGCAAGCCACTATCAACGCCACATCGCACACCGGTCGAGATTGAGGAAATCGTCAAGCTGGTGCGTTTGAATCTCTATAATCAGGATTTGTTCTGTGGTGCACAGGCCATTCTATGGGAATTGGAAGACCTCGGCATATCGCCGTTGCCGTCGCTGCGCACGATCAATCGGGTTCTCAAACGCAATGATCTGACTCAACGTAGAACCGGCAAGTATGAGCCGAAAGGAACGCCTTATCCCAAACTTCCGTCATTGCTGCCAAACCAGACTCATCAGATGGATATGGTCGGCCCGTGCTATTTGAGCGGCCCGATCCGTTTCTATGGGCTCAACGTAATTGATACAGCAACGGCACGCTGTGGGCTGCACTCCTCGTTATCCAAGTCAGGACAAGACGTTCTGGGCGGAACCTTGGCCATCTGGTCGCGGTTGGGTATACCCGACAACCTCCAGGTTGATAACGCCCTGTCTTTTCTCGGCAGTCCGAGGTATCCGCGAGCATTAAGCCAGTTTGTCCGTCTTTGCCTGCAGAATGATGTTGAACCCTGGTTTGTCCCCATGGCTGAGCCGTGGCGCAACGGGAATATCGAGCAGTTCAATGATCATTACCAACAGAAGTTTCTCAGCAAGGTGATTATGACCTCAACCGATGAACTGGCTGCCGGGACAATGGCTTTTGAACAGCGGCACAACAGCTCCTACCGCTACAGCAAGCTCGGCGGGAAGACGCCTATCAAGGCACTTTCTGCGACCAAGACGGTCCTGAGGTTCCCAAATCCAGACGACACGCCCCTGCAGCGACTAGAAAAACCAGAGACCGGCCGATACCACTTGGTTCGTCTGATTCGCAGCGATCTCAATCTCAACATCCTCGGTGAACTTTTTCCAGTTCCACCGGAACTGAAGCTTGAATACGTGGTGGCTACTATCGATGTCAAAGAGCAAAAGCTGAAACTCTATCTGGGCAAAACCCAGGTCGAGGAGTTTGATTACAAAATCAGATGA
- a CDS encoding PHP domain-containing protein, with the protein MSNTLALEADLHVHTVASGHAFSTIGEITLVAAAKGLKAVGMTDHGPALPGGPHPYHFAAMRFIPEYLNGVRVLRGVEANILGKNKLDLPDPLLDRLDLVLAGFHEGCGFDNKGVKANTRAILALMENPRVNLICHPGNPNFPLDYAEVVRQAADTRTALEINNASFYISRRGSAGNCRTLARLCAEYEAPIAVGSDAHIAQGVGEFSEALQALQEEGVRLGQIVNRTLASTLSFLGLDA; encoded by the coding sequence ATGTCCAATACTCTTGCCCTTGAAGCCGATCTGCATGTGCACACGGTGGCTTCGGGCCATGCCTTCAGTACGATTGGTGAGATTACCCTGGTTGCGGCCGCCAAGGGGCTCAAGGCCGTGGGGATGACGGATCATGGGCCGGCCTTGCCGGGAGGACCGCATCCCTATCACTTTGCCGCCATGCGCTTTATCCCTGAGTACCTCAACGGCGTGCGGGTATTGCGGGGTGTCGAGGCCAATATCCTCGGCAAGAACAAGCTTGACCTTCCCGACCCACTGCTCGACCGCCTCGACCTGGTGCTGGCCGGTTTTCACGAGGGTTGCGGTTTCGACAACAAGGGGGTCAAGGCCAATACCCGCGCTATCCTCGCCCTCATGGAGAATCCGCGCGTCAACCTCATCTGCCATCCTGGCAACCCCAATTTTCCCCTCGACTATGCCGAGGTCGTGCGTCAGGCCGCCGACACCCGCACGGCTCTGGAGATCAACAACGCCTCCTTTTATATCAGCCGTCGCGGCAGCGCCGGCAACTGCCGCACCCTGGCTCGCCTCTGCGCCGAATACGAAGCCCCCATTGCCGTGGGCAGCGATGCCCATATCGCCCAGGGGGTCGGCGAATTCTCTGAAGCGCTGCAGGCTCTGCAGGAAGAGGGGGTGCGTCTGGGGCAGATCGTCAACCGCACCCTCGCCTCGACTTTGTCCTTTCTCGGGCTTGACGCTTAA